Genomic window (Stenotrophomonas maltophilia):
CTGATCTGCAGATCGGCAACCGCCTCTTCGGCCGCGCGATGCAGTGCGGCGCGGAACAAAGGGTGATCGTCGGCAATGAGCAGGGTTGGCATGTCCAGGCGAGAGTAGCAAATCGTCCGCTTTTGGGAAGGCGTACCTAGGTACGCTGGCGCCAGGCGGGCGTGCAGATAGTGTGGTGGCATGAAGGGCGTCATCCGATGCACCGCCCACGAGGACACACCATGTCATTCCCCCCTGCCCCCGACGCCTCCGCCTATCCACTGCTGATCAAGCAACTATTGCACACGCCATTGGCAGCGAGCCCGGACCAGGAGATTGTCTATGGCGACTCGGTCCGCTTCGATTACCGCACGTTACAGGCGCGCATCGGGCAGCTGGCAGGCCTGTTGACTTCGCTGGGGGTCAAGCAGGGCGACACCGTGGCGGTGATGGACTGGGACAGCCATCGCTACCTGGAGGCCTACTTCGCCGTTCCGATGATCGGTGCGGTGCTGATGATGGTGAACATCCGCCTGGCACCCGAACAGATTGCCTACACGCTCAACCACAGCGGGGCGCGGGTGATCCTCGCCAATCGCGAGTTCCTGCCGATACTGCAAGCCATCGACGAACAGCTGCCGGACCTGCACGTGCGCGTCCTGCTGGATGACGCCGGCGGCCCGCTGCCAGGCGGTTTCGTGACCGAGTACGAGGCCGGTCTGCGGGCTGCCACTGCGACCACCCATTTCCCGGACTTCGACGAGAACACCCGCGCAACGGTGTTCTACACGACCGGCACCACCGGCCTGCCAAAAGGTGTCTACTTCAGCCATCGGCAGCTGGTCCTGCACTCGCTGACGGGGATGGCGGCGCTGGGCAGCGCGGCCAGCCAGGGACGCCTGCACCGCGGCGACGTCTACATGCCGATCACCCCCATGTTCCATGTGCACGCCTGGGGCCTGCCCTACATCGCTACGCTGCTGGGCATCAAGCAGGTCTACCCCGGGCGCTACGTGCCCGCCCAGCTGCTGGCGCTGATCGCCCGCGAGAAGGTGACCTTCTCGCACTGCGTGCCAACCATCCTGCACATGCTGCTGGAGCACCCGCTTGCGGCCGACACTGACCTGGGCAACTGGAAGGTGATCATCGGCGGTGCGGCCCTGCCGAGGGCACTTGCGCAGCGGGCTCTGGCGCGGGGTATCGACATCTTCGGTGGCTACGGCATGTCCGAGACCTGCCCGCTGCTTACCTTGGCGCAGATCGATTCGGATGCCGTAACCAATGTGGATGAGGTTCTTTCGTTTCGCACCAAGGCTGGCATACCGGTGCCGCTGGTGGACCTGCGCATCGTCGACCCGGACATGAAGGATGTCGCCCACGATGGCATCGCCACCGGCGAGGTCGTGGTACGAGCACCTTGGCTCACCCAGGGTTACCTGCACAATCCGGATGCATCGGCGGCGTTGTGGGCAGGCGGTTATCTGCATACCGGTGACATCGGCAACATCGATGAAAGTGGCTATCTGAGGGTGACGGACCGCATCAAGGATGTGATCAAGACCGGCGGCGAATGGATCTCATCGCTCGCCCTTGAGGACATCATCGCTCTGCATCCGGCGGTCAGTGAAGTCGCGGTAATCGGCATCACCGACACGAAATGGGGCGAGCGGCCATTGCCGCTGGTGGTCAGGAAGCCGGGGAGCCATGTGGCCGAAGCGGAGATCATCGAGCTGGTCGCCGCCCGTAGCCGCGCCGGGGATATCTCACGCTATGCGATTCCGGAGCGGGTTCGCTTCGTGGATTCGATCGAGCGCACCAGCGTGGGCAAGATCAACAAGAAGAAGCTGCGCGGGCTGCATGATCCGGCAGCCGCTCCGGGTACTACTTGAGGAAAGCGCATTGGTTGTAGAACGGGCGGCCACCGATACCGTTCAGCCCCGTTCAATCCTGCAAGGAGCTAGCGCACTGAATCACAGTACGACAGGTATACTCCGGACTATCGTAGCGGACGGAGCCGCCTGAAGCCGACATGGCGTCAGTCCGTTTCGAACGCACGCTTTCCAAGGGAAGGATGATGCTGACGGCAGAGGAATTTGTTGCGCGAGTCATTGCAGGAGACGAGCCGGTAGCCGGAATGTCTGTATCCGGCGCGGTGAAGATCAGAAATCAGCAGCTCAAGAACACCGATTGGTCGGGCTGCCGACTGGATGGCCCCCTGACTCTCATCGGATGTTCCTCCGGCCCTCTCACGCTGCGCGGAGCCTCTATTGATGGCCGGATCAGCATACGGGATCTGGCATTCACCAGTGGTGGTCTGTCGATGCGTGGAGCGATCTGCCGCGGGGGTGTGGAGCTGATAGACATCAATCGGTCCTGTGCACGCTCGCATGTCTTCTTTCAGGGCGATCGGGGGCCCGACCTCACTCTGGAGTACTCCGGCCTGGATCTTATAGGCATTGAGGTGTCGGGAGGTTTGACGGTCACGCCGAAAGCAGGGGAGTTTCTCGGCAATGCGGTCTGTCTCGACTACGCAAGAATCAGCGGCCCGACCAGTATCGGAGAGGGGCATCACAACGTAGCGAATGTCTTTGTCTCTTTCGCAAAGCTGGAAGGCTCTCTGAACATCTTTCTGGCACATGAATCGAATTCAACGCAATTCGTTATTTTCGAAAGGCTTGAGTGCCTCGGAAACGTAACCGTCCAACTTAAGGAAGGCGAGTCTTCCAAACGCATCTATGGTCGCGCCAGCGCCGTTCATGGGGATCTGAGAATTGTCGCTGCCCGCGACAACGGTACCCACGTGATTGGAAAGTATGAATGCATCAGCATTGACGGAAGCCGTATCGACGGCACGCTGCAGATAGTCGACATGGCGCCTGCTCAGAGAAGCAATGGCGGCAGCATAGCTGCGTCGAGCGTCCACTCCGGCTCAGTTCTTATCGACCAGGTTGAGGCGGAGAGCATCCGTTTCTATGGCTGCGTCGTCCAGCGAGATGTTGCGCTGAGCAAAGTCAAGACAGGCGACCTGGACTTCTACGGACTGACCGCGACGGACATCACCCTCCTGGGAGTTCAGCAGACTCCCGCGCGCCAACTTACAGTTGATCTGCGCCGCGCCCGGATAGCAAATCTTGTCTGCGTCGAGGGCCTTGTCGCAAAACAGCTGTACCTTGGTTACTCGATGGTAGGTGCAACAAGGTTGATCAGCGCGCAGCTGGAGGAATTCATCCTCAGATCCACGACTGTTGAACAGTACGTTCGAGTAATCTCCAGTGAGATACAGAGGATTGAAGCCACATCCGTGCGCGGCGCCGCGGCACTGGAGGTTTACGACGCAGCCTGCAATGGCGTTGATATCAAGGACGCCCGACTGGCAGACTTTGCGAAGAACTTGAGGTCAGATCTACGCGATTGTGATCCCTCAGAGGGTCGGCGATGCATGCGCGAGCTATGGGAACTGCGGGCGATATCAAAGATCAACTCGATCGATCTATCTGGTGGCAGTTGGTCGAGCGTCAATCTGATCCACGCCTACTTTGATTGTACCGCCTCCTCCACTGATGCATGTGTCAGTGCGAAAGGACTCAGGGTCTCAGGGGCGTTGAATGCAGTAGCCAGCCAGTTTGAGAATTCCAAGCGTACTGCACTTGACCTTGGTGACAGTGTCATTGAAGAGGTCAGCTTTGGAGGCCATCTACCGACACCACTGAAGTTCTCTGCGGCGAGAATTGCGTCCTGGGGCATTGCCAGGGAAGATGCCGAGGGGTTCATGGGAGTTATCAACGCATCTATTGAGTTTGATCGAGCTGCCTGCATTGAATTTGAGCAGCGACTTGAGAACT
Coding sequences:
- a CDS encoding fatty acid--CoA ligase codes for the protein MSFPPAPDASAYPLLIKQLLHTPLAASPDQEIVYGDSVRFDYRTLQARIGQLAGLLTSLGVKQGDTVAVMDWDSHRYLEAYFAVPMIGAVLMMVNIRLAPEQIAYTLNHSGARVILANREFLPILQAIDEQLPDLHVRVLLDDAGGPLPGGFVTEYEAGLRAATATTHFPDFDENTRATVFYTTGTTGLPKGVYFSHRQLVLHSLTGMAALGSAASQGRLHRGDVYMPITPMFHVHAWGLPYIATLLGIKQVYPGRYVPAQLLALIAREKVTFSHCVPTILHMLLEHPLAADTDLGNWKVIIGGAALPRALAQRALARGIDIFGGYGMSETCPLLTLAQIDSDAVTNVDEVLSFRTKAGIPVPLVDLRIVDPDMKDVAHDGIATGEVVVRAPWLTQGYLHNPDASAALWAGGYLHTGDIGNIDESGYLRVTDRIKDVIKTGGEWISSLALEDIIALHPAVSEVAVIGITDTKWGERPLPLVVRKPGSHVAEAEIIELVAARSRAGDISRYAIPERVRFVDSIERTSVGKINKKKLRGLHDPAAAPGTT